The DNA segment GTGTAGGGAAGCGACAGTACGCCCCACCGCTAGAGAACCACTGGAACCGATACGACTCGCTATAGTCTCGTTCCTGGCTCGTGGACAGCGTAAACctgcatcgatcttgccccttccgctgggcgcgctctgaccctcggcgcccttagagtttcctgcgttagggatctatgacttctcgccgGTCTTCCCATTGATCTGCAAGCgtggagaacttggtggtctgccacgaatgctcgaggcgctttcaaagtttcttgaatgacagtcctctgcctgccccccttgcccgaactggcgagcttggctagcaagtcagctcgggcattctgttctcttgccacgtgcaccacttcaaatgaagcgaaagatcttcttagctcttgcacgtactccaagtaggctaccatctgcgggtccttggcttggaactcgccagttacttgtcctgtgaccaacagcgagtcgctcttggccatcagcactctcgcccccatttccttagccagcaggaTTCCAgtgatcaaagcctcatactctgcttggctGTACTTCATGGTGACAGAGcgagctatcagctctgtgcttgtccaggagcaggaccagattcaaaagcccatctatttcgtgagcaaggccttacaaggcgTCTCTTCGCTGCACAAGTTGCCAGCTCGAGACTGGgtggcttgtgtaccgtccggGACTATTGACCATTGACCAAAGTAAACATGGGACCCCCAAAGAAAGGGGCCCCAGAGGAGAGTTCAATTGGTTAAGAAGGAGCCTCGTCAGGTTCACGTGGAAGAGGACCGAGGAGGTTTCGTCTTGGAGGAAAGGCGAGGAGTCCTCGGCCCTCGGCACCCGAAGTGAAAGGCGATTCAGAAAGGTGGCTTGAAGGCCACACCCCAGCTACTAGTATAGAGAAGCCCAGACCACCAAGACCATGCATAAAGGTGTAGGGAAGCGACAGTACGCCCCACCGCTAGAGAACCACTGGAACCGATACGACTCGCTATAGTCTCGTTCCTGGCTCGTGGACAGCGTAAACctgcatcgatcttgccccttccgctgggcgcgctctgaccctcggcgcccttagagtttcctgcgttagggatctatgacttctcgccgGTCTTCCCATTGATATGCAAGCgtggagaacttggtggtctgccacgaatgctcgaggcgctttcaaagtttcttgaatgacagtcctctgcctgccccccttgcccgaactggcgagcttggctagcaagtcagctcgggcattctgttctcttgccacgtgcaccacttcaaatgaagcgaaagatcttcttagctcttgcacgtactccaagtaggctaccatctgcgggtccttggcttggaactcgccagttacttgtcctgtgaccaacagcgagtcgctcttggccatcagcactctcgcccccatttccttagccagcaggattccagcgatcaaagcctcatactctgcttggctGTACTTCATGGTGACAGAGcgagctatcagctctgtgcttgtccaggagcaggaccagattaaaaagcccatctatttcgtgagcaaggccttacaaggcgcggagacgagataccaggctctggagaaggcagcgttggcagtggtgttttcggtcaggaggctccgccattacttccacagctttacagtggtggtgatgacgaacctccctatacaaaaggtattacagaaacctgatgtagcgggaaggatggtgcgctgggcggtggaattgtcagagtttgacatccagtatgagcccagaggatccatcaaagggcaggtatacgcggattttgtggtagaactctcgcccggaggtgaacaagaggtggaggcgGGCTCACGGTGGTTGGTCTCGGTTGACGGCTCCtccaaccagcaaggaagtggcgcgagaatagtcttggagggacccaatggtgtactgattgagcaggccctgcgcttcgcctttaaggcaagtaataatcaggctgaatacgaagccctgattGTAGGAATGCTCCTAGCTAAAGaaatgggcgcgcagaacctcttggtAAAAAGCGATTCCCAACTGATTACAGGGCaagtgtcgggtgagttccaggcgaaagacccacagatggcggcgtatctgaaatacgtccaactgttgaagggagcatttggCGCTCTTGAGCTAGTACATGTCCCAAGAGAGTAGAATgacagagctgacctgcttgccaagctggccagctcaggcaaggggggtaaacagaggacagtgatccaagaaacgCTTAAAGCTCTGCGTAAATTCGTGGAggataacagggtggacgtcctccatGTTTGTACAGCGAaagggaggccaaggagtcatcgttctcTAACTCAAGATACGTTGAAGTCGCCCCATATCAAcacatacgcggacacgcccgaagAAAGAAGGCAGACGCAGATATGTGCCTTAGCCGAATGAGACACTTGGATGACGCCATAtgtgctgtagcaggcctctccttaggcgtgggcgccgagcatcaagaatcaagggacagatcgccttggtgtttgagacaccccatggacgatacgacgctgttaggcaggcctctccatgggcgtgggcatcgacgtgtgaccttgtcccaagtgtttaagaCCTAGAGTAGGTCTCAACTTTTGCGTTGCAGCAATGGTGAAGCTGTCATCGCCTTCACGAGGCAGAAGCCTCGTAGGCACGGGGCGGAACAGGTTTCAAGGCACACGATTAGAAGTAAGGTGCCGGGCGAACCCGATCGCCCAACGCAGCGTCTGAAACAGGTAAGAGAACAGGAAAAGCGATTTAGGCACACAAAAATGAAGAACGAATATGAAATGGCTACGCAAAGCCTATTACCCCGATAAAGTGCAAGTATTCCGAAAAATTTACAAGTTCAACAAAAGATGACATGGACAAATATAAAGCGCAAAGGAGTAAAAGTGGTGGTTGAGGGcggcggttcagtcatccagctCGAGGGGCACGACCTTTCCGTCGACGACATGATGGGTGGAATCGCAGTTAGAAACGTCGATCCCCGGGTTCTCGCAGACggcctgggccagagcctctTTGAACCCCTCATCGAAGGTGCCGCCATGTCGTCGATAAGGGTTttcttggccttctccaactcctcgatGGCGGCATCCCCATAAGCTACCTGTTTCTCCAGAGTCTCCTTCGCCACACggagccggctgacctcgaTCTGTAATTTGTCgtggtcaacctggagaaggcccaatgTCTTGACCTGGGCAGCcatctccccctccatccgctccagttTTTCAGCCTGTCCGCAGCATtggtccttcaagtccttttgaaccTCTTCGAAAGCTTCGACCATGCCCTGGAGGCCCGTTATTTGAACTTGGAGAGTGACTTCCCGAGCGTAGAAGTCGGCCTGAAGCTCCATCGCCTCACCCAGCTGCTTTTCAGCCTCCTCCTTGGCCTCTTGTGCCAACTTCAGAGAGGCTTGGTAGgtttcgttctggcgtcccagagCTTTTTTCTCCTCCTCCAGTGCTTGGAGGGCTTGTGTGTGCAAAGCAGCATTTCTAGCTTAGGCACGCCAATCAAGGGCCACggccaagaaggctcccaagtagaagggcattcccTCCCTCCTGTCAGAGCCTTCTAGCATTGATCCCCCGTTGAAGCCtctcatcagatgcataattggaggagggatAGCAATAAGGTctggggcggcagcgacggagGCAGGAGCAGCAGAGACCTCTGCCAGTGGTGGAGGCGGAGCAGATTCGGCCCCTTCGCCTGTTTCCTCTTCGACCATTGTGGGAGGAAGAGAGGTagcacttggagggttgtccctgaaggaattccctccctggggcgatgCCGTCGGTACAACGGGAACCCTCGCAggtttcctcctcttgaagaaCACCACACCatcagagtcctcatcatcggaGAGGATCTCCAGAACCCTTTTTCCCTTgccaaggggggttggagccggtgatgaAGCCACAACTAGTGGGACGGCGGCGATGGGCGGAGGAGAGCCGGGTGTTTGAAGTGGTTGGGGGCTATGTGGGGgcggtgaagatgagcctagtggggctTCGGTAGTGGTTGGTCGTGGTAAGGGCAAGGTTAATGAGAGGTTTGGGCCAGCAGCAGGGGCAGAGGAGGctcctgccttggcggcacgagcagccttcatcgctttcgccGAGACCATCCTCTTGGAAGCATCCATCACCGGTCCTATATTCAGACAAACCAAATAGCAGAAGTTAAGGCTAATACAGTTATACAAATCCACAAACGTGCAGATGAATGAGACATAAGGCACTTAGCATAGAGGAAAACAGGTGGAAGAGGCCAATAGAGCAAGCATGATGCAGTAAAGTACAAATAACAAAAGGCAATAAGAGAGgagtctccctaccaaagtaggtggtcagggaaTGGGTGTTGTACTCGCACCCGATGAGCTTCAGCGTGTCGAAAACGATCCCCAGGCCAGCCCAGGCCTTGCACACCTCCCTATCAGCAGAGGACAGCTCATTCAGGGCCTTGGCCTTGAACAGCTTGGGATGCTCTGTCCAATACAGAGGGAAgccgtccaaggctgtggggtcatgcttggcgcagcacaccgtgaagaattttcccttccagctTTTGTACGAGTTCTGGAAAAGGGAAAGAAGGATCCTGCCAGCGATctcggaaaagcttacccagaagcttttctgttgcttcttcacctcgaagaagtgcaAGAAGACGTCCACAGAAGGGAGGACGCCTAGATACCCGCAAAGAATCTGAAAGGGCCGAACgaaggcccagctattgggatgtaACTCGGCAGGGGCCGTATTACTTTCTgtaaggagttccctctcgaagggtgtGAACGGAAGGCGTACCCCGATGCGTTTAAATACAGTTTGATACATAAAGAAGAAGGGGTTCCCTTTCCTGGGTCTGTCGTCCACGCAAACAGGTTCCCCTGGCCTGCCGGGACGAACGGAAATGTGGGCATCgtgggtgcggcagaaggcgttgaAATTGTACAAACGTGGGTCACCGCGATGATCCTCCAAGTCCTGAAAGGTCGTCAGGGTGGTGCATTCATTTAAAAGGTCGTCAGGGGCCCATGTATAGAGTGCCTTATAGTCGGTCTTGGGGGAGAACTGGACCTTGGTTTCAGGCGCACCATGATGCggataaatagctggagaaagaagaaaggaaaagggttttaacaagcgatgccaaggcagaaaagggaacaaaaccctagaaaaatgccacccacgcgaggaaacccagaaaggaggagaagagaacggagaagaacggaggagcgaaagaacacagaaatgcagaaacataaacagtcccaggcagttcaatacacAGCGATGCAATGCGACGGAGAAAAAGAGTCATGGAGAAGGAAAAATCGTACCTTTAATGTCGAAGTGTGGAAGGAAGGGAAGCGCGAAGGAAAGAGCAGAGATTGCAGAGAAAGGGctcgaaggcgatgaacagtgcataaatgcagagagaatggatgaaaCAATGGTTTGAGCGTGGGGTTTTGGCTAACTTGAACGTTAcctttgcaacccaagaggcgctaattggGGACCGTGTGATCatgccgcgtgtcaaaggattaagcgctcaaggggagcgcaaagGACTTTAGAGGCTGAccgtgtgatgagccacgtggcacgtgattaagcgtggccccaaaaggtgttactttccccgcttcagagaatgtccaatcagccattaagggcacccccatggttcagagaatgtcacgtcaatagTTCGAGAAGTGTTAAGTTAGcaaagaatgacacgtcaccagggTGACGCGTGGATGGCGTCGGCGagaccttagtctttgcgctgaacacaagtcttcagcttaagactggggggcttgtgtaccgtcccgtatccgggcgttgacaaagtcaaggtcaaagtcaacgtcgggggtcaaagtcatcataaggcgtcgcctaggtgaagaaaCGCCAAGTgtcagcgtcgccaagaggaagcgtcgccaaggcaaggtgtcgcctaggtgaaggcatcgcccagttgaggcgacgcccaactagggcgtcgccaaggtcaaatttcacaaaggcaaggcaatcacagtgtggctccccgatacccatgggtaggaaagaccatggagggtgCTTCaaggcctcaaatcccgataatctggggtagtaataaagagaagagaaaggtggcttcaaggccatagtaatggCGCCAGTGGAcagcaatctgactcgtgaaaTGCCCTTGTCGCCCCAGAGGAGCCCTTGGGATAGAGACGACTCAcgagagggtcacgcccaggggcagccaggtgcagggtacgagaggaagatAAATACACTCtcaagtgagtgactagaggtttgggggcatgagttggcacccaacaagtcaccccttgcgcagttgcactcccaggtaggaggactcacacgaagaaatgcccccagatggggtcacggcgctgtgaggccctccacgtgtacagcagccaagtcagattagaaacgccattttgtcaggtacaaggtaattaaagttatttaatacagtttccgtttcgagcgtttaaggtactataaatgctcccatgCGGtctaaacgtcttaaatgcgctacgttttataattaaatgcgctttaaggggCTTTGAATGCTGgggtagcttaaatagcgctttgaatgttggaaacagggttcgaacttttggtagactttcccagaatacactctagttgcttgctcgagtcttgagattatggac comes from the Phaseolus vulgaris cultivar G19833 chromosome 8, P. vulgaris v2.0, whole genome shotgun sequence genome and includes:
- the LOC137825086 gene encoding classical arabinogalactan protein 9-like is translated as MDASKRMVSAKAMKAARAAKAGASSAPAAGPNLSLTLPLPRPTTTEAPLGSSSPPPHSPQPLQTPGSPPPIAAVPLVVASSPAPTPLGKGKRVLEILSDDEDSDGVVFFKRRKPARVPVVPTASPQGGNSFRDNPPSATSLPPTMVEEETGEGAESAPPPPLAEVSAAPASVAAAPDLIAIPPPIMHLMRGFNGGSMLEGSDRREGMPFYLGAFLAVALDWRA